CTGAGTATGTGTCTGGAAGTAAGATTATTAAAAATGAGTTCCCTTTATCTTTTTGAAAATATAATTCATAATTTTTGATTAGTTTATATTTGAGAATTTTTGTGTATAGATGATTTTCAATTGTTTTGTCATATGCAGTTATTGCCCATCTTGTTGGAACTATTTTTTTATTTATATTTACTCCAAAATTTCCTAGCGTTAAAAGATTAATAATTTGTGATTCATTTATACCTTTTTCATAAAGACTAATTATAGCTTCTTTTGATTTTGTATCATCTGTTGAATATTTCTCAATTTGCTTTGAGGTTTTTGCATTTTCATTTAATTCTACATTTAATAGTTCATTTTTTGTTCCTAGTATTCCTGAGAGTTTATTTATTATTGGTTTGTTAAATTTCAATTCAGATTCAAATTTTGAAGTAAATTCTACTTCTTTTCTTGCTTTGTATATGTCTTGAATTTGATTTAGAACTTTATCGTTTGTTTTTTTGATATATATGTTATTAGTATTTCCTAGAATATTTTTTGCTTTGTGTTTTATTATTTGAGAATAGTCTTGTTTTACTATTTTATTTGTATTTAAAAATGAACTTTCTTTGTCTTCATTTGATGAATTATAAATTTTTAATTGAGGATAGTTCTTCTCACCGACAATTGCTGAGGCGCCATATCCTTCTATTTCTTTTGTTGGTTTTAGAGTTTTTTGATATTTTTTAATCTCATTATAAAAGTCAATTTTTGTTATGTATAATATGTCTTTTTTTGTCAAAGAATTTGAGGAAGAAAGACTCTGAGAATTTGATTTCAAATTGTCAATGTCTTTTTTTGTCAATACCATTTTAAATTGAGGAAAAAAGATTCCAATAATTCAATTTTGAATTGTTATTATCTTTTTTTGTTAATACCATTTTATTGTGAGTTCAAAGTTTACCAGTAAACCCTAGGAGTTCTTTATTGAATTATTTAATTTCTCAAGCATTTGAGTAGTTACTTCTTTAATTGATTGGTTTGCATTAACAATTATTATTTTTCTTCCTTTTTCTTCAAGTCTTTTTATTACTTCTTTTTGAATGTCTACCAGTTTTCTTTGAAATTCAATTTTCTCGAAACATTCTTGAACTGAATTTCGATTTTGAGTTCTTTTGAAAGCAATATCAGCATCTAATTCAAATATTATTGTGAAATCTGGCGAGATGCATTCTTCTTTTTCATAATTGTGCATTTCATATAATTCTTCAAAACTCATACCTTGAGTCATTTGATAAATTAATGTTGATACATCATACCTTGAAGTTAGGATGTGAGAGTGATTTAGAATATCTTTTATGAATACAGTGTGTTCTTTTCTATCTTGAACATATAACTCTGCAGCTTCCTTAGCTGAGACATCTCTTTGCCTTATTAATCTTGCAATCTCTTTGCCTGACTCAGTCATGTGAGAAGGTTCTCTTGTAATCCAAATATTTGAATACTTGTTACCAAAAGGATAATTATCATCTTCTTTGATTGCTTTTGCTAGTTCTTGAAGCTGTGTGTCTTTTCCGCAACCATCAATTCCTTCAAAACTAATAAAATAAGTTTTTTCCATAATAAAATCTAAAATTTTTAATATTTAAAGTTTTGTTTTTGAAACTAGAAAAAATGTTGTAAATTTAATTAAAATTTCTTTTCAGGAAATTTTACATGTTCTTGGTCTTTCTTAACTCCAATAACTCCTAATCCTAAATCTTTTAATTGTTCAACATCAACAGGAGATGGTGCATTTGTCATAGGACATAGACCTACTTTGTTTTTAGGGAATGTGATTACTTCTCTAATATTATCTCTTCCAAGTAAAAGCATGATTATTCTGTCAAGCCCAGGCGCAA
This window of the Candidatus Woesearchaeota archaeon genome carries:
- the tmk gene encoding dTMP kinase, which translates into the protein MEKTYFISFEGIDGCGKDTQLQELAKAIKEDDNYPFGNKYSNIWITREPSHMTESGKEIARLIRQRDVSAKEAAELYVQDRKEHTVFIKDILNHSHILTSRYDVSTLIYQMTQGMSFEELYEMHNYEKEECISPDFTIIFELDADIAFKRTQNRNSVQECFEKIEFQRKLVDIQKEVIKRLEEKGRKIIIVNANQSIKEVTTQMLEKLNNSIKNS